From the genome of Desulfobaculum xiamenense, one region includes:
- a CDS encoding 4Fe-4S dicluster domain-containing protein → MATTVRIEAADGGVLRGMQDFLGRLLASGKVGGVVVPVHLFGKGMPMPTLVTDPEGLGRADPLAPAFPLNGAKLVSRLTRGRSGEKIAAVMRPCEIRAFVELVKLNQGSMDDVYIIGVDCHGAFSNTDYPRFVGEADPMAATATFLDARAKGAPGEGVDIARACAVCEHPVPLGADLVVAVFGADIRDHVPLMAASPRGEALLTGLGLAEGSENPQRAGFIEKLVAERMANLERMYAETLESTSSLEGLAQHLSACVNCYNCRVACPVCYCKECVFNTDVFEHQPWQYMGWAKRKGSLKLPTDTVFYHLTRMAHMSTACVGCGQCSNACPNGVHVMELFRTVAARTQASFDYVPGRSLDEAPPLSVFKEDEFQETVSHLAHGG, encoded by the coding sequence ATGGCGACCACGGTGAGGATCGAGGCTGCGGATGGTGGCGTTCTCCGGGGCATGCAGGATTTCCTCGGTAGGCTGCTCGCTTCGGGCAAGGTGGGTGGAGTGGTGGTGCCCGTGCACCTGTTCGGCAAGGGCATGCCCATGCCCACGCTGGTCACCGATCCCGAGGGGCTGGGCCGTGCCGATCCGCTGGCCCCGGCCTTTCCGCTCAACGGCGCGAAGCTCGTCTCGCGGCTGACGCGGGGCCGTTCTGGCGAGAAGATCGCGGCGGTTATGCGTCCGTGCGAGATCCGGGCCTTCGTGGAGCTGGTGAAGCTCAATCAGGGCTCCATGGACGACGTGTACATCATCGGCGTGGACTGTCACGGCGCGTTTTCCAATACGGATTACCCCCGTTTCGTGGGTGAGGCCGATCCCATGGCCGCCACAGCGACCTTCCTCGATGCGCGGGCAAAGGGCGCGCCCGGCGAGGGCGTGGACATCGCCCGCGCCTGTGCGGTGTGCGAGCACCCCGTTCCTCTCGGGGCGGACCTCGTCGTCGCCGTCTTCGGGGCGGACATTCGCGATCATGTTCCGCTCATGGCGGCCAGCCCGCGTGGTGAGGCGCTGCTCACCGGCCTTGGGCTGGCCGAGGGAAGCGAAAATCCGCAGCGTGCGGGATTTATCGAGAAGCTCGTGGCCGAGCGCATGGCCAACCTCGAACGGATGTACGCCGAAACGCTGGAGTCCACATCCTCGCTTGAAGGGCTGGCCCAGCACCTTTCGGCCTGCGTCAACTGCTACAACTGTCGTGTGGCCTGCCCGGTCTGCTACTGCAAGGAATGCGTGTTCAACACCGACGTGTTCGAGCACCAGCCGTGGCAGTACATGGGCTGGGCCAAGCGTAAGGGCAGCCTGAAGCTGCCTACCGATACGGTCTTCTATCACCTGACGCGCATGGCGCACATGAGTACCGCCTGCGTGGGCTGCGGCCAGTGCTCCAACGCCTGCCCCAACGGGGTGCACGTCATGGAGCTGTTCCGCACCGTTGCGGCCCGCACGCAGGCCAGCTTCGACTATGTGCCCGGGCGGAGTCTCGACGAGGCACCGCCGCTGTCCGTGTTCAAGGAGGACGAGTTCCAGGAGACCGTCTCCCACCTCGCCCATGGAGGGT
- a CDS encoding hydrogenase iron-sulfur subunit — MKTEFEPTILAFVCNWCTYTAADLAGTSRMVQQPNVRLVRMMCTGMVDPKYVIKALLSGADGVLISGCHPGDCHYMNGNYKARRRVRLLKEILPLFGIEEGRVKLTWVGASEGNEFAATVNNFINEIREIGPMEARSMAIV; from the coding sequence ATGAAGACCGAGTTCGAACCGACCATTCTCGCCTTTGTCTGCAACTGGTGCACGTACACGGCCGCCGACCTCGCGGGGACGTCACGCATGGTGCAGCAGCCCAACGTGCGGCTGGTGCGCATGATGTGCACGGGCATGGTGGACCCCAAGTATGTCATCAAGGCGCTGTTGTCCGGCGCGGACGGCGTGCTCATCAGCGGCTGCCACCCCGGCGACTGCCACTACATGAACGGCAACTACAAGGCTCGGCGCAGGGTGCGCCTGCTCAAGGAGATATTGCCGCTGTTCGGCATCGAGGAGGGGCGGGTGAAGCTGACGTGGGTGGGAGCAAGCGAAGGCAACGAGTTCGCGGCCACCGTGAACAACTTCATCAATGAGATTCGGGAAATCGGCCCCATGGAGGCCCGCTCCATGGCTATCGTCTAG
- a CDS encoding CoB--CoM heterodisulfide reductase iron-sulfur subunit A family protein, which produces MGNKIGVYVCHCGTNIAGKVDCEHVAKYAGGLRDVVVARDYQFMCSDPGQDMIIRDIRDYGLNRVVVASCSPRLHEKTFQKACQRGGLNPYLMQHCCIREHCSWVTADRGEATAKARRIVEASVNRVGRHRELFTRDVDVLPDVMVVGAGIAGIQAALDIARSGHRVHLVEQGPSIGGHMAQFDKTFPTLDCAACISTPKMVAVAQEPNINLLTWSEVVDVSGFVGNYTVTVLRKARYVNEDVCTGCGTCLEKCPTKVLSDFEEKLAFRKAIYRNSPQAVPNTPVIDAAHCKMITKGKCGICQKVCPTGAIDYNAVERREVYHVGSVVLATGYDTMDPTVMSEYGFGRFEEVYTALQFERLNNAVGPTGGRILMKNGQPPESVAIIHCVGSRDKNYHEYCSRTCCMYALKYDHLIKDKVGHHARVYNFYIDMRCFGKGYEEFYRRVQEEGVTFIRGRPAEVVREDGHLVVVGEDTLLGMRVRVPVDMVVLCTAMEPRRNAQDVARVFGVSQGQDGFFLEEHPKLGPVSTATDGVFLAGSCQGPKDIPDAVSHASGGAAQALALAARGHVSISPTTSYIDPEVCIGCKVCIGLCPYSAIEFDERRKVSVINEAMCKGCGSCAGYCPSGAAQIKHFRESQVFDEIDGLLGMHAPEGPCGESAESSANVQAGEPA; this is translated from the coding sequence ATGGGCAACAAGATTGGCGTCTATGTCTGTCATTGCGGAACGAATATCGCTGGCAAGGTGGACTGCGAGCACGTGGCCAAGTACGCTGGCGGGCTACGCGATGTAGTCGTTGCGCGGGATTACCAGTTCATGTGTTCGGACCCTGGGCAGGACATGATCATTCGTGACATCCGGGATTACGGCCTGAACCGGGTCGTCGTGGCATCCTGCTCGCCGAGGTTGCACGAAAAGACGTTCCAGAAGGCCTGCCAGCGCGGCGGGCTTAATCCCTACCTCATGCAGCATTGCTGCATTCGCGAGCACTGCTCGTGGGTGACGGCCGATCGTGGCGAGGCCACGGCCAAGGCCCGGCGCATCGTCGAGGCGTCCGTCAACCGGGTGGGGCGGCACAGGGAGCTCTTCACGCGGGACGTGGACGTGCTGCCGGATGTGATGGTCGTGGGCGCGGGTATCGCTGGAATTCAGGCCGCGCTGGACATCGCGCGTTCCGGACACCGGGTGCATCTGGTGGAGCAGGGGCCGTCCATTGGCGGGCACATGGCCCAGTTCGACAAGACCTTCCCCACCCTCGACTGCGCGGCGTGCATTTCCACCCCCAAGATGGTGGCCGTGGCGCAGGAGCCGAATATCAACCTCTTGACGTGGAGCGAGGTCGTCGACGTTTCCGGCTTCGTGGGAAACTACACGGTGACGGTGCTGCGCAAGGCCCGCTACGTGAACGAGGATGTGTGCACGGGCTGCGGCACCTGCCTTGAGAAGTGTCCCACCAAGGTGCTGAGCGATTTCGAGGAGAAGCTCGCCTTCCGCAAGGCCATCTACCGCAACTCCCCGCAGGCTGTGCCCAATACCCCGGTCATCGACGCGGCGCACTGCAAGATGATCACGAAGGGGAAGTGCGGAATCTGTCAGAAGGTCTGCCCTACCGGGGCCATCGACTACAACGCCGTGGAGCGGCGCGAGGTCTATCACGTGGGTAGCGTCGTGCTGGCCACGGGCTACGACACCATGGACCCCACCGTCATGTCCGAATACGGCTTCGGGCGCTTCGAGGAGGTCTACACGGCCTTGCAGTTCGAGCGCCTGAACAATGCCGTAGGGCCGACTGGCGGGCGCATCCTCATGAAGAACGGCCAGCCGCCGGAAAGCGTGGCCATCATCCATTGCGTGGGCAGCCGCGATAAGAATTACCATGAGTACTGCTCGCGCACTTGCTGCATGTACGCCCTGAAGTACGACCATCTCATCAAGGACAAGGTCGGCCACCACGCCCGCGTCTACAATTTCTACATCGACATGCGCTGCTTCGGTAAGGGTTACGAGGAATTCTACCGCCGCGTGCAGGAGGAGGGTGTCACCTTCATCCGTGGGCGTCCGGCCGAGGTGGTGCGCGAGGATGGGCATCTCGTCGTCGTTGGCGAGGATACGCTACTCGGCATGCGCGTGCGGGTTCCCGTGGACATGGTGGTGCTGTGCACGGCCATGGAGCCGCGTCGCAACGCGCAGGACGTGGCCCGCGTGTTCGGCGTCTCGCAGGGGCAGGACGGCTTCTTCCTTGAGGAGCATCCGAAGCTCGGGCCGGTGTCCACGGCCACGGATGGCGTGTTTCTGGCCGGAAGCTGTCAGGGACCGAAGGACATTCCGGACGCCGTGTCCCACGCATCGGGCGGCGCGGCGCAGGCGCTGGCGCTGGCGGCGAGGGGGCATGTGTCCATCTCGCCGACGACATCATACATCGACCCCGAGGTTTGCATCGGGTGCAAGGTTTGCATCGGACTGTGTCCGTACTCGGCCATCGAGTTCGACGAGCGCCGCAAGGTGTCCGTCATCAACGAGGCCATGTGCAAGGGCTGCGGCAGCTGCGCGGGGTACTGCCCGAGCGGTGCCGCGCAGATCAAGCACTTCCGTGAGTCGCAGGTCTTCGACGAGATCGACGGCCTGCTTGGCATGCACGCGCCCGAAGGCCCGTGCGGGGAGTCCGCCGAATCGTCCGCCAATGTTCAGGCCGGTGAGCCTGCGTGA
- a CDS encoding transposase has translation MRRKWDARTKARVVLAGLMGGCVTDICRENGIRPGLYYKWRGQFLEKAHTLFEQDQRPQTPAELEAENARLKRLVGQLTLELDRDGGSGR, from the coding sequence ATGAGGCGCAAGTGGGATGCGAGGACCAAAGCGAGGGTCGTTCTCGCGGGACTGATGGGCGGCTGCGTGACCGACATCTGCCGCGAGAACGGCATTCGGCCCGGTCTGTACTACAAGTGGCGCGGGCAGTTTCTCGAAAAGGCCCACACGCTTTTCGAGCAGGACCAGCGCCCGCAGACCCCGGCGGAATTGGAAGCGGAAAATGCCCGGTTGAAGAGGCTTGTGGGCCAGCTCACGCTGGAGCTGGACCGGGATGGCGGATCGGGCCGGTAG
- a CDS encoding sigma-54-dependent transcriptional regulator — translation MPDVLIIDGDTRFAEDLSARLAARGMPADHCQTMSKAMARLHTGSYKAVLLGNNLPDGKHLAFLPEIRDIPSRPEVLVISDDINPDAAESAILKGAWNYLTKPLSLQRVLALLQRVMDYHAQCTATGAPISLRRCGIVGNSRALLACLDDVARAAAAESNILLIGETGTGKELFARAIHLNSRRATRPFVVVDCAALPDTLVESILFGHEKGAFTNAENRTVGLVRQADGGTLFLDEVGELAPSIQKVFLRVLEGRSFRPVGGAQEITSNFRLVAATNRDLETMSKAGAFRQDLFFRLRGMHITLPPLRTIPEDMSDLTSHFVAQHAKRHKLPIKGISPDFLEALMLYDWPGNIRELMNTVEQALTMAGTEPILIPRHLPRTLRAQVARRSLEKGQTAPDGCSPLAADPASFPSHGTYRDQQIAEMETRYLTSLMDVSQGNIKAACALSGLSRARLYALMKTYGVPRHRKAR, via the coding sequence ATGCCCGACGTCCTCATCATCGACGGTGACACCCGATTCGCCGAAGACCTGTCCGCACGCCTCGCCGCGCGGGGAATGCCCGCGGACCACTGCCAGACCATGTCGAAGGCCATGGCACGGCTGCATACCGGCAGCTACAAGGCCGTCCTGCTTGGCAACAACCTCCCGGACGGCAAACACCTCGCATTCCTGCCTGAAATCCGCGACATCCCCTCCCGCCCCGAAGTGCTCGTCATTTCAGACGACATCAATCCGGACGCCGCAGAATCCGCAATCCTCAAGGGCGCATGGAACTACCTGACCAAACCGCTCAGCCTGCAACGCGTTCTGGCCCTGCTCCAGCGCGTCATGGACTATCACGCCCAATGCACGGCCACCGGTGCACCCATTTCCCTTCGGCGCTGCGGCATCGTCGGCAACAGCCGCGCCCTGCTCGCCTGCCTTGATGACGTGGCCCGCGCGGCGGCGGCGGAATCGAACATCCTGCTCATCGGGGAAACCGGCACGGGAAAAGAGTTGTTCGCCCGCGCCATCCACCTCAACAGCCGCAGGGCGACGCGGCCATTCGTCGTCGTGGATTGCGCGGCGCTCCCGGACACGCTGGTGGAAAGCATCCTCTTCGGGCACGAGAAGGGGGCCTTCACCAACGCGGAGAACAGGACCGTCGGGCTGGTTCGGCAGGCTGACGGCGGGACGCTCTTTCTGGACGAGGTGGGCGAACTGGCACCATCCATTCAGAAGGTCTTCCTGCGGGTGCTGGAGGGGCGCAGCTTTCGGCCCGTGGGCGGAGCACAGGAGATAACCAGCAACTTCCGCCTCGTCGCCGCCACCAATCGCGACCTCGAAACCATGTCCAAGGCGGGAGCCTTCCGGCAGGACCTGTTCTTCAGACTACGCGGCATGCACATCACCCTGCCCCCGCTGCGCACCATCCCCGAGGACATGAGCGACCTCACCAGCCACTTCGTCGCGCAGCACGCAAAGCGCCACAAGCTGCCCATCAAGGGCATCTCCCCCGATTTCCTCGAAGCGCTCATGCTCTACGACTGGCCCGGCAACATCCGCGAGCTCATGAACACCGTGGAACAGGCGCTGACCATGGCCGGTACGGAACCCATCCTCATCCCGCGTCATCTCCCGCGCACCCTTCGCGCGCAGGTGGCGCGGCGCTCCCTCGAAAAGGGGCAGACCGCGCCGGACGGCTGCTCGCCGCTCGCGGCGGACCCCGCCAGCTTCCCATCCCACGGCACCTACCGGGACCAGCAGATCGCGGAAATGGAAACCCGCTACCTGACGAGCCTGATGGACGTCTCGCAGGGCAACATCAAGGCCGCCTGCGCCCTCTCCGGCCTGTCCCGCGCCCGCCTGTACGCACTCATGAAGACCTACGGCGTGCCGAGGCACCGCAAGGCACGCTGA
- a CDS encoding UbiX family flavin prenyltransferase, producing the protein MSNISQHNTAAPRRIVLAVTGASGMPYAATLARALGERPDIELHCIVSNAAGKVLELETGAGVEAITAHAHRAYTQDDIGAGPASGSWRHDGMIVCPCSMATLAAIASGVGTNLIHRAADVTLKERRRLVLVTRETPLGRIHIENMLRAEQAGAIIMPPCPGFYLQPQSVQELVNQFCGRVLDMLNVPHALSGRWEG; encoded by the coding sequence ATGTCGAACATTTCGCAGCACAACACCGCCGCGCCCCGGCGCATCGTCCTCGCCGTGACCGGAGCCAGCGGCATGCCCTATGCCGCCACGCTGGCCCGCGCCCTTGGCGAGCGTCCAGACATCGAACTGCACTGCATCGTCTCCAACGCGGCAGGAAAAGTCCTCGAACTCGAAACCGGCGCAGGCGTGGAGGCCATCACCGCCCATGCCCATCGCGCCTACACGCAGGACGACATCGGCGCAGGCCCGGCCAGCGGATCGTGGCGGCACGACGGCATGATCGTCTGCCCGTGCTCCATGGCCACGCTTGCGGCTATCGCCTCGGGCGTGGGGACCAACCTCATCCACCGCGCCGCGGACGTCACCCTCAAGGAACGCCGCAGACTGGTGCTGGTCACGCGGGAAACGCCGCTTGGCCGCATCCACATCGAAAACATGCTACGCGCCGAACAGGCCGGGGCCATCATCATGCCGCCCTGCCCCGGTTTCTACCTGCAACCGCAATCCGTGCAGGAGCTGGTCAACCAGTTCTGCGGACGCGTGCTCGACATGCTCAACGTCCCGCACGCGCTGTCCGGCCGCTGGGAAGGCTGA
- a CDS encoding metal-dependent hydrolase encodes MTNTLTWYGHANFKIQTPGATILVDPFFDGNPTSPIRAAAIDSADLVLITHDHGDHVGSAVDICTRTGAQLVAIVGTAEKLRDAGVPAGQIANGIGMNIGGTITLKGIDITMTQAFHTSESGAPAGYIITLENGFTIYHAGDTGIFASMELWGQLRDIDLALLPIGSVFTMDPAQAALACKLLRCRSVLPMHWGTFPVLEQNTAAFAKALAATAPGTRLLRADIGTPLALD; translated from the coding sequence ATGACGAACACGCTCACATGGTACGGCCATGCCAATTTCAAGATACAAACTCCCGGCGCGACCATCCTCGTGGACCCGTTCTTCGACGGGAACCCCACCAGCCCCATCCGCGCCGCAGCCATCGACTCGGCGGACCTCGTGCTCATCACCCACGACCACGGCGACCACGTCGGCAGCGCGGTGGATATCTGCACCCGCACCGGCGCACAGCTCGTCGCCATCGTAGGCACAGCCGAAAAGCTCCGCGACGCGGGCGTCCCCGCCGGGCAGATCGCCAACGGCATCGGGATGAACATCGGCGGCACCATCACCCTCAAGGGCATCGACATCACCATGACGCAGGCCTTCCACACCTCGGAATCCGGCGCGCCCGCAGGGTACATCATCACCCTTGAAAACGGCTTCACGATCTACCACGCCGGAGACACCGGCATCTTCGCCAGCATGGAGCTGTGGGGGCAACTGCGCGACATCGACCTCGCCCTGTTGCCCATCGGCAGCGTCTTCACCATGGACCCGGCACAGGCCGCCCTCGCCTGCAAGCTGTTGCGCTGCCGCAGCGTGCTGCCCATGCACTGGGGCACCTTCCCAGTGCTGGAGCAAAACACGGCCGCATTCGCCAAGGCCCTCGCCGCCACCGCGCCCGGCACCCGCCTGCTGCGCGCGGACATCGGCACGCCCCTCGCCCTCGACTGA
- a CDS encoding RrF2 family transcriptional regulator, with the protein MKLSARSRYATRLLLDLASHMGEGPLRASLLSEHTGISVQFIEQIIKPLKKARLVSSTRGATGGHTLAVGPEDITLARIVDIMEDGINLTKCCAEPDSCERSAECRTRNAWLNASRALRDGLAAITLADLMNSPVSKETILSDED; encoded by the coding sequence ATGAAGCTTTCAGCCCGTTCCCGCTACGCCACGCGCCTTCTGCTCGATCTCGCTTCGCACATGGGAGAGGGGCCGCTTCGGGCCTCGCTCCTATCCGAGCATACCGGCATTTCCGTACAGTTCATCGAGCAGATCATCAAGCCGCTCAAGAAGGCGCGCCTCGTCTCCAGCACTCGCGGGGCGACTGGGGGGCACACTCTGGCCGTTGGGCCCGAGGACATTACCCTCGCGCGCATCGTGGACATCATGGAAGATGGCATCAACCTCACGAAGTGCTGCGCCGAGCCGGACAGTTGTGAGCGCTCCGCCGAGTGCCGCACACGCAACGCATGGCTCAACGCCTCGCGCGCTCTGCGTGATGGGCTGGCGGCCATCACTCTTGCGGACCTCATGAATTCCCCGGTGTCCAAGGAAACCATCCTGTCGGACGAGGACTGA
- the uvrC gene encoding excinuclease ABC subunit UvrC produces the protein MYEFDSAAFPTTPGVYLMKDAKGRIIYVGKAKSLRARLSSYFRSPAQQTPKTRLMVSHIADIETLHTATEKEALLLEASLIKKHRPRYNIVLRDDKQYVLMQLSRRHDYPRLTMTRRVVRDGSVYYGPFTSAAAARETWKLVGRMFPLRKCGDRTFANRVRPCLYHHIGQCLAPCVKVVPLADYAAVVRQVEMFLAGRAGELTEQLRSEMLAASENLEFEKAARLRDQIRAVEATVERQSVVLGTRTDLDVVAVAETSGGLGLALLFIRQGRLIGCKSFFWSGLGLEEGPEAVAGFLTQFYSRSRFIPERILLPWEPDDPALADVLQEYRQGPVRLRAAHGGEEKKLLELARANAGQAAPREGGEDIAELLRRALHLPRPARRVECVDVSHLGGQGMRAGLVVFEDGAPLTDDYRTYAFEELEGTGDDYAALAAWAVRRLDSDLPEPDLVLIDGGRGQVAAVARALAEAGRPEAWPIAGIAKAVGQPGAGPDRRAGALEDRIFLPGRSNPLPIRPGSAELLFLQRVRDTAHAHVIGRQRVGRKTKLLHSELASLPGIGPKMARQLWDAFGSIEAMRAADIDELRRVPGLGPKRAAALHAALRALKA, from the coding sequence ATGTACGAATTCGACTCCGCCGCATTTCCGACCACGCCCGGCGTGTACCTGATGAAGGACGCCAAGGGGCGCATCATCTACGTGGGCAAGGCCAAGAGCCTTCGCGCCCGCCTGTCCTCGTATTTTCGCAGTCCGGCCCAGCAGACGCCGAAGACGCGGCTGATGGTCTCGCACATTGCCGACATCGAGACCCTGCACACCGCCACGGAGAAGGAAGCCCTGCTGCTGGAGGCGAGCCTGATCAAAAAGCACCGCCCGCGCTACAATATCGTCCTGCGCGACGACAAGCAGTACGTGCTGATGCAGCTCTCCCGGCGGCACGACTATCCGCGCCTGACCATGACCCGCCGCGTGGTGCGCGATGGCTCCGTGTACTACGGCCCCTTCACTTCGGCCGCCGCCGCGCGCGAGACGTGGAAGCTCGTCGGGCGGATGTTTCCGCTTCGCAAGTGCGGGGACAGAACCTTCGCCAACCGCGTGCGCCCCTGCCTGTATCATCACATAGGCCAATGCCTCGCCCCGTGCGTGAAGGTGGTCCCCTTGGCGGACTACGCCGCCGTGGTGCGGCAGGTGGAGATGTTTCTCGCCGGGCGCGCGGGCGAGCTGACCGAGCAGTTGCGCTCCGAGATGCTGGCCGCGTCCGAGAATTTGGAGTTCGAGAAGGCGGCCCGCCTGCGCGATCAAATCCGCGCCGTGGAGGCCACCGTGGAGCGGCAGTCCGTGGTGCTCGGCACGCGGACGGATCTCGACGTGGTGGCCGTGGCCGAGACGAGCGGCGGGCTTGGGCTGGCGCTGCTGTTCATTCGGCAGGGGCGGCTTATCGGGTGCAAGAGTTTCTTCTGGTCCGGCCTTGGGCTGGAGGAAGGCCCGGAGGCGGTCGCCGGATTCTTGACGCAGTTCTATTCGCGCAGCCGGTTCATTCCGGAGCGCATCCTGTTGCCGTGGGAGCCGGACGATCCCGCGCTGGCCGACGTGTTGCAGGAATACCGGCAGGGACCGGTGCGGCTTCGCGCGGCGCACGGCGGCGAGGAGAAGAAACTCCTCGAACTGGCGAGGGCCAACGCCGGACAGGCTGCGCCCCGCGAGGGCGGCGAGGACATCGCGGAGCTTCTGCGACGGGCGCTGCATCTGCCGCGCCCCGCGCGGCGTGTGGAGTGCGTGGACGTCTCACACCTCGGCGGGCAGGGCATGCGGGCCGGGCTGGTGGTCTTTGAGGATGGAGCGCCGCTCACGGACGATTACCGGACCTACGCCTTCGAGGAACTTGAGGGCACGGGTGACGACTATGCCGCTCTGGCCGCGTGGGCCGTGCGGCGGCTCGATTCCGACCTGCCCGAGCCGGACCTCGTGCTCATCGACGGTGGTCGGGGACAGGTGGCGGCGGTTGCCCGCGCGCTTGCCGAGGCCGGACGCCCCGAGGCGTGGCCCATTGCGGGCATCGCCAAGGCCGTTGGCCAGCCCGGTGCCGGACCGGACCGCCGCGCCGGTGCGCTGGAGGACCGCATCTTCCTGCCCGGGCGCTCCAATCCTTTGCCCATTCGGCCCGGCAGTGCGGAACTGCTGTTTCTGCAACGTGTGCGCGACACGGCGCATGCCCATGTCATCGGTCGGCAGCGCGTGGGGCGCAAGACGAAGCTCTTGCATAGCGAGCTTGCGAGTCTGCCGGGAATCGGCCCGAAAATGGCGCGACAGTTGTGGGACGCCTTCGGTTCCATCGAGGCCATGCGGGCGGCGGATATCGACGAATTGCGCCGGGTGCCGGGGCTTGGGCCAAAGCGTGCGGCTGCGCTGCATGCGGCGCTGCGTGCGCTCAAGGCGTGA
- a CDS encoding outer membrane homotrimeric porin yields MKRILTLALVAAFVLGVAGFASAKEVQMKAQFVHMLQWTDNTDFTDDNNEDDFKADQRVRVYFDYVASESLNAVLGFEINSEWGNAGEGGALATDGDTVLVKHAYTNFVVPGTSVNVRLGLQPVAWKGAYGNPIFDDDAAGIIVTSPITDQVSLALGWVRAYDDLKAGTADGATEDDMDIFTAILPVQGDGFGVTPYVIYSQLGKDGFNALTATDMVTPGLVSMAPVAVDDNVTAWWGGVNFELSMFDPFTFKGDVIYGTVDGDEEANDRSGWFMDLGAEYKMDFGTLGLALVYGTGDDDDLSDGSEAMPVLNDSGFGLTHLGFSGATTGGYDSALGTARYDMWAIGAYLADFSFVENLSHKLIVVYGQGTTDGEAVKGYAGNFGPSITDEDSFVEVNFDSTYQIYENLACIVELGYINLDLDEDVWGTDDTDDALKAAFYLKYDF; encoded by the coding sequence ATGAAACGCATTCTTACTCTGGCCCTCGTGGCCGCCTTCGTCCTCGGCGTGGCTGGCTTTGCCTCCGCCAAGGAAGTGCAGATGAAGGCCCAGTTCGTCCACATGCTGCAGTGGACCGACAACACCGATTTCACCGATGACAACAACGAAGACGACTTCAAGGCCGACCAGCGCGTTCGCGTGTACTTCGACTACGTCGCTTCCGAGTCCCTCAACGCCGTGCTCGGTTTCGAAATCAACTCCGAGTGGGGTAACGCTGGCGAGGGTGGCGCTCTGGCCACCGACGGCGACACCGTCCTCGTGAAGCACGCCTACACCAACTTCGTTGTGCCCGGCACCTCCGTCAACGTCCGCCTCGGCCTGCAGCCCGTCGCTTGGAAGGGTGCCTACGGCAACCCGATCTTCGACGACGACGCCGCTGGCATCATCGTGACCTCCCCCATCACCGACCAGGTCTCCCTGGCTCTGGGCTGGGTCCGCGCTTACGACGACCTCAAGGCTGGCACCGCTGACGGCGCCACCGAAGACGACATGGACATCTTCACCGCCATCCTGCCCGTGCAGGGCGACGGCTTTGGCGTGACCCCCTACGTCATCTACTCCCAGCTTGGCAAGGACGGCTTCAACGCCCTTACCGCCACTGATATGGTTACCCCCGGTCTCGTTTCCATGGCTCCCGTGGCCGTGGACGACAACGTCACCGCTTGGTGGGGCGGCGTCAACTTCGAGCTGTCCATGTTCGATCCCTTCACCTTCAAGGGCGACGTGATCTACGGCACCGTTGACGGCGACGAAGAAGCCAACGACCGTTCCGGTTGGTTCATGGACCTCGGCGCCGAGTACAAGATGGACTTCGGCACCCTGGGCCTGGCCCTCGTGTACGGCACCGGCGACGACGACGACCTGTCCGACGGCTCCGAGGCCATGCCCGTGCTGAACGACTCCGGTTTCGGCCTGACCCACCTCGGCTTCTCCGGCGCCACCACCGGCGGCTATGACTCCGCCCTGGGCACCGCCCGCTACGACATGTGGGCCATCGGCGCCTACCTGGCCGACTTCTCCTTCGTGGAGAACCTGTCCCACAAGCTGATCGTCGTGTACGGTCAGGGCACCACCGACGGCGAGGCTGTTAAGGGCTACGCTGGCAACTTCGGTCCCTCCATCACCGACGAAGACTCCTTCGTGGAAGTCAACTTCGACTCCACCTACCAGATCTACGAGAACCTGGCTTGCATCGTCGAGCTCGGCTACATCAATCTGGACCTGGACGAGGACGTTTGGGGCACCGACGACACCGACGACGCTCTGAAGGCCGCCTTCTACCTGAAGTACGACTTCTAA